A DNA window from Vigna angularis cultivar LongXiaoDou No.4 chromosome 1, ASM1680809v1, whole genome shotgun sequence contains the following coding sequences:
- the LOC108320351 gene encoding histone deacetylase 15 isoform X2, which yields MGGGALETNGLTNGETENSLHRQFSPAHAALDNSLSHASDAVADHDVPAKRARLQKELTFQDMYQNEGVFDEDDEDDSDWEPFQLHKCVEFEIKKWCCRNCTMINLDCNDCCYICGEHRESKILSHGFFASPLAQDDDLIEVQGDIKGLKDVGSQKSVANSSTAIGFDERMLLHAEVDKKSPPHPERPDRLQVIAASLSRAGIFPGKCYAIPAREITPEELITVHSLEHIESVEVTTESLSSYFTPDTYANQHSALAARLAAGLCADLASAIVSGRAKNGFALVRPPGHHAGVRQAMGFCLHNNAAVAALAAQAAGARKVLILDWDVHHGNGTQEIFEHNKSVLYISLHRHEDGKFYPGTGAAEEVGSMGAEGYCVNIPWSRGGVGDNDYNFAFQHVVLPIASEFNPDFIIVSAGFDAARGDPLGCCDITPSGYAHMTHVLNTLAGGKLLVILEGGYNLRSISSSATAVIKVLLGESPGCELENSFPSKAGLLTVLEVLKIQMKFWLSLGPIFVNLESQWRMYCFQKKSYMT from the exons ATGGGTGGTGGAGCTCTTGAAACGAATGGTTTAACAAATGGGGAAACTGAGAACAGTCTTCACAGACAGTTTTCTCCAGCTCATGCTGCACTCGACAACTCGCTTTCTCATGCCAGTGATGCTGTTGCTGACCATGATGTT CCTGCCAAGAGGGCCAGGCTGCAGAAGGAATTGACATTTCAGGATATGTATCAAAATGAGGGCGTGTTTGACGAGGATGACGAGGATGACAGTGATTGGGAGCCGTTTCAGTTACACAAGTGTGTGGAATTTGAAATCAAAAAGTGGTGCTGCAGAAACTGTACTATGATTAATTTGGATTGTAATGACTGTTGCTAT ATATGTGGGGAGCACAGGGAATCTAAAATCCTCAGCCATGGGTTTTTTGCATCTCCTTTAGCTCAAGACGACGATCTGATTGAAGTCCAGGGAGATATAAAAGGACTGAAAG ATGTTGGCTCACAGAAATCAGTGGCAAATAGTTCTACAGCGATTGGCTTTGATGAGAGAATGTTGTTGCATGCAGAA GTTGATAAGAAATCACCTCCACATCCTGAGAGGCCAGATCGTCTTCAAGTCATTGCTGCTAGTCTTTCTAGAGCTg GCATATTTCCTGGAAAATGTTATGCAATTCCTGCTAGGGAAATCACACCAGAAGAACTTATTACG GTTCATTCTTTGGAGCATATTGAGTCTGTGGAAGTTACAACTGAATCACTCTCTAG TTATTTCACTCCAGACACATATGCCAATCAGCATTCAGCACTTGCTGCTAGGTTGGCTGCTGGGTTATGTGCTGATCTGGCATCTGCAATTGTTTCCGGACGTGCCAAAAATGGATTTGCTTTG GTTAGGCCTCCTGGTCATCATGCTGGTGTAAGACAGGCAATGGGGTTCTGCCTTCACAATAATGCTGCTGTGGCAGCGTTGGCTGCTCAAGCTGCAGGGGCTAGGAAAGTGCTAATTTTAGATTGG GATGTTCATCATGGAAACGGGACCCAAGAAATATTTGAACATAACAAATCA GTCTTGTATATATCATTGCATAGACACGAGGATGGAAAGTTTTATCCTGGTACTGGAGCTGCTGAAGAG gTTGGTAGCATGGGTGCTGAAGGGTACTGTGTGAATATTCCTTGGAGTCGAGGAGGAGTTGGTGACAATGACTACAATTTTGCATTTCAGCATGTTGTCCTTCCTATAG CTTCTGAGTTTAATCCAGATTTCATCATAGTATCTGCTGGATTTGATGCTGCAAGAGGCGATCCCCTAGGATGTTGCGAT ATTACTCCCTCTGGCTATGCACACATGACGCATGTGTTGAATACCCTCGCGGGTGGAAAATTGCTTGTTATTCTTGAGGGGGG CTATAATCTTCGATCTATATCGTCTTCCGCAACTGCAGTAATCAAG GTATTACTGGGTGAGAGTCCTGGATGTGAACTGGAAAATAGTTTTCCTTCCAAAGCTGGCCTGCTAACCGTTCTGGAAGTCCTCAAAATTCAGATGAAATTTTGGCTTTCCTTGGGTCCGATTTTTGTGAATTTGGAGTCACAATGGAGGATGTACTGtttccaaaaaaaaa GTTACATGACCTAA
- the LOC108320351 gene encoding histone deacetylase 15 isoform X1 yields MGGGALETNGLTNGETENSLHRQFSPAHAALDNSLSHASDAVADHDVPAKRARLQKELTFQDMYQNEGVFDEDDEDDSDWEPFQLHKCVEFEIKKWCCRNCTMINLDCNDCCYICGEHRESKILSHGFFASPLAQDDDLIEVQGDIKGLKDVGSQKSVANSSTAIGFDERMLLHAEVDKKSPPHPERPDRLQVIAASLSRAGIFPGKCYAIPAREITPEELITVHSLEHIESVEVTTESLSSYFTPDTYANQHSALAARLAAGLCADLASAIVSGRAKNGFALVRPPGHHAGVRQAMGFCLHNNAAVAALAAQAAGARKVLILDWDVHHGNGTQEIFEHNKSVLYISLHRHEDGKFYPGTGAAEEVGSMGAEGYCVNIPWSRGGVGDNDYNFAFQHVVLPIASEFNPDFIIVSAGFDAARGDPLGCCDITPSGYAHMTHVLNTLAGGKLLVILEGGYNLRSISSSATAVIKVLLGESPGCELENSFPSKAGLLTVLEVLKIQMKFWLSLGPIFVNLESQWRMYCFQKKRKQIKKRRRLVVPMWWRWGRKSSLFYFMNGHLHKKSK; encoded by the exons ATGGGTGGTGGAGCTCTTGAAACGAATGGTTTAACAAATGGGGAAACTGAGAACAGTCTTCACAGACAGTTTTCTCCAGCTCATGCTGCACTCGACAACTCGCTTTCTCATGCCAGTGATGCTGTTGCTGACCATGATGTT CCTGCCAAGAGGGCCAGGCTGCAGAAGGAATTGACATTTCAGGATATGTATCAAAATGAGGGCGTGTTTGACGAGGATGACGAGGATGACAGTGATTGGGAGCCGTTTCAGTTACACAAGTGTGTGGAATTTGAAATCAAAAAGTGGTGCTGCAGAAACTGTACTATGATTAATTTGGATTGTAATGACTGTTGCTAT ATATGTGGGGAGCACAGGGAATCTAAAATCCTCAGCCATGGGTTTTTTGCATCTCCTTTAGCTCAAGACGACGATCTGATTGAAGTCCAGGGAGATATAAAAGGACTGAAAG ATGTTGGCTCACAGAAATCAGTGGCAAATAGTTCTACAGCGATTGGCTTTGATGAGAGAATGTTGTTGCATGCAGAA GTTGATAAGAAATCACCTCCACATCCTGAGAGGCCAGATCGTCTTCAAGTCATTGCTGCTAGTCTTTCTAGAGCTg GCATATTTCCTGGAAAATGTTATGCAATTCCTGCTAGGGAAATCACACCAGAAGAACTTATTACG GTTCATTCTTTGGAGCATATTGAGTCTGTGGAAGTTACAACTGAATCACTCTCTAG TTATTTCACTCCAGACACATATGCCAATCAGCATTCAGCACTTGCTGCTAGGTTGGCTGCTGGGTTATGTGCTGATCTGGCATCTGCAATTGTTTCCGGACGTGCCAAAAATGGATTTGCTTTG GTTAGGCCTCCTGGTCATCATGCTGGTGTAAGACAGGCAATGGGGTTCTGCCTTCACAATAATGCTGCTGTGGCAGCGTTGGCTGCTCAAGCTGCAGGGGCTAGGAAAGTGCTAATTTTAGATTGG GATGTTCATCATGGAAACGGGACCCAAGAAATATTTGAACATAACAAATCA GTCTTGTATATATCATTGCATAGACACGAGGATGGAAAGTTTTATCCTGGTACTGGAGCTGCTGAAGAG gTTGGTAGCATGGGTGCTGAAGGGTACTGTGTGAATATTCCTTGGAGTCGAGGAGGAGTTGGTGACAATGACTACAATTTTGCATTTCAGCATGTTGTCCTTCCTATAG CTTCTGAGTTTAATCCAGATTTCATCATAGTATCTGCTGGATTTGATGCTGCAAGAGGCGATCCCCTAGGATGTTGCGAT ATTACTCCCTCTGGCTATGCACACATGACGCATGTGTTGAATACCCTCGCGGGTGGAAAATTGCTTGTTATTCTTGAGGGGGG CTATAATCTTCGATCTATATCGTCTTCCGCAACTGCAGTAATCAAG GTATTACTGGGTGAGAGTCCTGGATGTGAACTGGAAAATAGTTTTCCTTCCAAAGCTGGCCTGCTAACCGTTCTGGAAGTCCTCAAAATTCAGATGAAATTTTGGCTTTCCTTGGGTCCGATTTTTGTGAATTTGGAGTCACAATGGAGGATGTACTGtttccaaaaaaaaa GGAAACAGATTAAGAAACGACGCCGACTTGTGGTTCCAATGTGGTGGAGGTGGGGACGAAAAAGTTCATTGTTCTATTTTATGAACGGCCACCTTCATAAGAAATCAAAGTGA